The nucleotide sequence TTGATACTCAAGCCCGTTATTTATCTGCTGCTTTAATCATGCTGAACGGCAGCTTTTTTGCGTCTCTTTTGCTGATACATCAGATCGTCGGCATACTGGATAAGGGTTTCCAGTGATGCTTGCTGGTGCTTCAGGCATTCGACAAAAGCGAAACTCATCGCAATTGAATATGGGCGCGTCTGCGTTTGATTAAATGCGTCGATATGGGTTTGTAAGCGTGACTGAAGTTCTGCACTTTCGCGATCGCAAGCAGGAATCAACACCACAAATTCATCCCCACCGAGACGTGCCAAAATGTCAGTTTGCCGAAAGGTATCTCGCAAAATCTGGGCGGTATCTTGAATCATCTGGTCGCCCGCTGCATGGCCGAGGGTGTCGTTAATCGTTTTTAAGCCATCCAAATCGGCAAACAGCAGATAGCCGTGACTAGTGGCTCTTTGGGCCAATTTAAGTTGTTGCGTCGCTAAAAGATGAAAACCACGGCGATTGAGCAGGCTCGTCAGTTCATCCGTAATCGCCAGACGTTGCACCTCTGCTTCCGCTTTTTGGCGTTCTTGAATTTCTTGTTTAAGTTGTTCATTTTTGGCCGCAAGTTGCTGGCGTTGCAAATCTATCGCTTGTTGTTGTTGCTGAATGAGGAGCTGATTTTTGACCCGCATGAGGATCTCTTGCTCTTGAAAGGGTTTGGTAATGTAATCACTGCCGCCGGTTTCAAAAGCGAGCACTTTGTCCTGAATCTGGTCGAGCGCACTGATGAAAATGATCGGGATATGGGCGGTTTTAGGATTGCCCTTGAGAGCGCGACAAACCTCGTAGCCGCTCATTTCCGGCATGT is from Leptolyngbya iicbica LK and encodes:
- a CDS encoding GGDEF domain-containing response regulator — its product is MTTLLKPPSEITLLIVDDTADNLRLIARILETQGYIVRKALNGKMALQGVLRQPPDLILLDINMPEMSGYEVCRALKGNPKTAHIPIIFISALDQIQDKVLAFETGGSDYITKPFQEQEILMRVKNQLLIQQQQQAIDLQRQQLAAKNEQLKQEIQERQKAEAEVQRLAITDELTSLLNRRGFHLLATQQLKLAQRATSHGYLLFADLDGLKTINDTLGHAAGDQMIQDTAQILRDTFRQTDILARLGGDEFVVLIPACDRESAELQSRLQTHIDAFNQTQTRPYSIAMSFAFVECLKHQQASLETLIQYADDLMYQQKRRKKAAVQHD